In Stigmatopora nigra isolate UIUO_SnigA chromosome 2, RoL_Snig_1.1, whole genome shotgun sequence, a single window of DNA contains:
- the trim44 gene encoding tripartite motif-containing protein 44 isoform X1 codes for MINIPIFMECNGEPLEGVMKMDALPQMDGTCDACEPDEPLLATQVCHTCRFAFCCLHGDRHASSTHHLLTPFKHVGNHAKGNNSNLLSGFGIGVEEECLKVLPNEQNVNPRQAANEDRSGEHMNGHESKNHMLMQGAVLGTQGSQNGQNHIAAKEDVKRDTVTVERLRCKEHGQEGTLYCKQDEKIICVVCAVQGEHQGHEIITLHDAYKWQKNRPGCDLLDCTQKVEEKMSKKWTNPEMPALELEAYMSTQFNMLHRLVNLEEKKTLHLLDLKEASLTASAAEKIADINVQIERLQEEVANIGHQLFLLDRSTMGPILTVEGHEDKSGSSHSLTHEVESRRRLPIPRAAPVDRRDFDIDSRPSMDHTP; via the exons ATGATCAATATTCCAATATTCATGGAGTGCAATGGAGAGCCTTTGGAGGGAGTCATGAAAATGGATGCGCTGCCACAGATGGATGGAACATGTGATGCATGCGAACCCGATGAGCCTCTACTGGCCACCCAGGTGTGCCACACCTGTAGGTTTGCCTTCTGTTGTTTACATGGTGACAGACATGCCTCCAGTACACATCACTTGCTAACACCTTTCAAACATGTGGGCAACCACGCCAAAGGAAATAACTCAAACCTATTATCTGGATTCGGAATTGGGGTCGAGGAAGAATGTTTGAAGGTCTTGCCAAATGAACAGAATGTAAATCCGAGGCAAGCAGCGAATGAAGATAGGAGTGGTGAGCACATGAATGGCCATGAATCCAAGAATCACATGCTGATGCAGGGTGCTGTGTTGGGAACTCAGGGTTCACAAAATGGGCAGAATCACATAGCTGCTAAAGAGGATGTGAAGAGGGACACAGTGACAGTAGAAAGACTACGATGCAAGGAGCATGGACAGGAAGGCACCCTCTACTGTAAACAGGATGAAAAGATTATCTGTGTTGTCTGTGCTGTGCAGGGTGAGCACCAGGGACATGAGATCATTACCCTTCATGATGCTTACAAATGGCAGAAG AATAGACCGGGATGTGACCTGCTTGACTGCACACAAAAGGTggaagaaaaaatgtcaaaaaaatggacGAATCCAGAG ATGCCTGCACTGGAATTGGAGGCCTATATGAGCACTCAGTTCAATATGCTTCACAGATTGGTAAATCTGGAAGAAAAGAAGACACTTCACCTTCTAGATCTGAAGGAGGCATCACTGACGGCATCTGCTGCAGAGAAGATTGCAGACATCAATGTCCAAATTGAGCGTCTCCAGGAAGAAGTGGCCAATATTGGCCATCAGCTTTTCCTGTTGGACAGGTCAACAATGGGTCCTATACTGACAGTAGAGGGCCACGAAGACAAATCAGGATCAAGTCATAGTTTAACG CATGAAGTTGAGTCCAGACGAAG
- the trim44 gene encoding tripartite motif-containing protein 44 isoform X2 yields MINIPIFMECNGEPLEGVMKMDALPQMDGTCDACEPDEPLLATQVCHTCRFAFCCLHGDRHASSTHHLLTPFKHVGNHAKGNNSNLLSGFGIGVEEECLKVLPNEQNVNPRQAANEDRSGEHMNGHESKNHMLMQGAVLGTQGSQNGQNHIAAKEDVKRDTVTVERLRCKEHGQEGTLYCKQDEKIICVVCAVQGEHQGHEIITLHDAYKWQKNRPGCDLLDCTQKVEEKMSKKWTNPEMPALELEAYMSTQFNMLHRLVNLEEKKTLHLLDLKEASLTASAAEKIADINVQIERLQEEVANIGHQLFLLDRSTMGPILTVEGHEDKSGSSHSLTHEVESRRRMLRPPTSKTQ; encoded by the exons ATGATCAATATTCCAATATTCATGGAGTGCAATGGAGAGCCTTTGGAGGGAGTCATGAAAATGGATGCGCTGCCACAGATGGATGGAACATGTGATGCATGCGAACCCGATGAGCCTCTACTGGCCACCCAGGTGTGCCACACCTGTAGGTTTGCCTTCTGTTGTTTACATGGTGACAGACATGCCTCCAGTACACATCACTTGCTAACACCTTTCAAACATGTGGGCAACCACGCCAAAGGAAATAACTCAAACCTATTATCTGGATTCGGAATTGGGGTCGAGGAAGAATGTTTGAAGGTCTTGCCAAATGAACAGAATGTAAATCCGAGGCAAGCAGCGAATGAAGATAGGAGTGGTGAGCACATGAATGGCCATGAATCCAAGAATCACATGCTGATGCAGGGTGCTGTGTTGGGAACTCAGGGTTCACAAAATGGGCAGAATCACATAGCTGCTAAAGAGGATGTGAAGAGGGACACAGTGACAGTAGAAAGACTACGATGCAAGGAGCATGGACAGGAAGGCACCCTCTACTGTAAACAGGATGAAAAGATTATCTGTGTTGTCTGTGCTGTGCAGGGTGAGCACCAGGGACATGAGATCATTACCCTTCATGATGCTTACAAATGGCAGAAG AATAGACCGGGATGTGACCTGCTTGACTGCACACAAAAGGTggaagaaaaaatgtcaaaaaaatggacGAATCCAGAG ATGCCTGCACTGGAATTGGAGGCCTATATGAGCACTCAGTTCAATATGCTTCACAGATTGGTAAATCTGGAAGAAAAGAAGACACTTCACCTTCTAGATCTGAAGGAGGCATCACTGACGGCATCTGCTGCAGAGAAGATTGCAGACATCAATGTCCAAATTGAGCGTCTCCAGGAAGAAGTGGCCAATATTGGCCATCAGCTTTTCCTGTTGGACAGGTCAACAATGGGTCCTATACTGACAGTAGAGGGCCACGAAGACAAATCAGGATCAAGTCATAGTTTAACG CATGAAGTTGAGTCCAGACGAAG
- the fjx1 gene encoding four-jointed box protein 1 produces MRILTSNLFALLFLCAFAGVFYVWSSLEERLERHKRGFAVPVGGSFYPKLPVDLSAKTFRTLLAVPAAQRTQIKAHNGSRHDHVNGDNRSARGGSLESDSPVRGGIFWSTWLEDLVPVGFTEEYARAWRDRARASRVVKLEPGCGRVSNQLATFSDGSKACVRYGINADQVQGETLTYYLACLLGIPNLPPLVLSQMNSYSEQWGEVRARIGALQWSEHTVVSLAQWVSNLSGVVTPAPLRPDRSGLHPELRNKTAEELVDLVQWSDLILFDYLSANFDRLVSNLFSLQWDARIMERDTNNLLKTPRGDLVFIDNEAGLVHGFRVLGMWEQYHQTVLSSVCVFREKTVQRVAELHRRRDVSKRLLELYRESEPLAGELGFLSEEHATILQDRIDRVYKHILRCKEKYVEV; encoded by the coding sequence ATGAGGATCCTGACATCCAACTTGTTCGCACTGCTCTTCCTGTGCGCATTCGCCGGCGTTTTCTACGTTTGGAGCTCACTCGAGGAGCGCTTGGAACGACACAAACGGGGCTTCGCGGTACCGGTCGGGGGGTCATTCTACCCCAAACTCCCCGTGGATCTTTCAGCAAAAACTTTTCGTACTCTGCTCGCTGTCCCGGCGGCACAACGAACCCAAATCAAGGCTCACAATGGAAGTCGCCATGACCACGTGAATGGAGATAATAGGAGCGCACGAGGGGGGTCGCTCGAGTCGGACTCCCCAGTGAGGGGTGGCATATTTTGGAGCACCTGGCTGGAGGATCTAGTTCCAGTGGGCTTCACTGAGGAATACGCCCGGGCTTGGCGGGACAGGGCGAGAGCATCCCGGGTTGTGAAGCTGGAGCCTGGATGTGggagggtgtccaatcagctcgCCACTTTCTCTGATGGTTCCAAAGCGTGTGTTCGCTATGGGATCAATGCTGACCAGGTGCAAGGGGAAACTTTGACCTATTACCTCGCTTGTTTATTGGGGATCCCCAACCTTCCCCCTTTGGTTCTCTCCCAGATGAACAGCTACAGCGAGCAATGGGGGGAGGTGAGGGCACGCATCGGGGCGTTACAATGGAGCGAGCACACTGTTGTTTCTCTCGCCCAGTGGGTCTCCAATCTGAGCGGGGTCGTCACACCTGCCCCGCTTCGACCGGACCGAAGCGGTCTGCATCCCGAGCTCCGGAACAAGACGGCAGAGGAGCTGGTAGATCTCGTGCAGTGGAGTGACTTGATTCTATTCGACTACTTGTCAGCCAATTTTGACCGGCTGGTGAGCAATCTGTTCAGCCTGCAATGGGATGCGCGCATCATGGAGAGGGACACCAACAATCTCTTGAAAACCCCCCGTGGGGACCTCGTCTTTATCGACAACGAGGCCGGGCTGGTGCACGGATTCCGGGTGTTGGGTATGTGGGAGCAATATCATCAGACAGTACTGAGCTCCGTCTGCGTATTCAGGGAGAAGACGGTGCAACGCGTGGCCGAGCTCCACCGACGCAGAGACGTCAGCAAAAGGCTCCTGGAGCTTTACAGAGAAAGCGAACCTTTGGCGGGCGAGTTGGGTTTCCTCTCGGAAGAGCACGCAACTATCCTCCAGGACAGAATAGACAGAGTATACAAACATATTTTACGCTGTAAAGAGAAATACGTGGAAGTCTGA